The following proteins come from a genomic window of Sorghum bicolor cultivar BTx623 chromosome 3, Sorghum_bicolor_NCBIv3, whole genome shotgun sequence:
- the LOC8072414 gene encoding putative pectinesterase/pectinesterase inhibitor 22, which yields MASSTSATSCPCLLLTLLVLLLLMVMARRADASAVFAGLSFESPGEAEAFEDALLRQACVNVSFLSGGRDREACVSRLDTARGGAGSGPVPVLRAALRDTLGEAVGAVRAVRGLASLSNRPREEMAVRDCVELLGYSVDELGWALDAMAETDTETDASGGGSAARRAEDDLHAWLSAALGNQDTCVEGFHGTDGRLLHRVEAAVAQLTQLVSNLLAMHKRLRSITPLLHHGPPTNKNNGTSGGGAGDELPPWVMDIEVDDGDKQDQDEEELVAKRARAGRVSTRVDVVVAQDGSGRYRTVSEAVARAPNHSKRKYVIYVKRGVYHENVEVRKKKTNIVIVGEGMGETVISGSRSFSSGWTTFRSATFAVAGAGFVARDLTFRNTAGPAAHQAVALRVDSDRSAFFRVAVEGHQDTLYAHSLRQLYRDCRVAGTVDFVFGNGIVVVQRSLVATLPLAPGQTGSVTAQGRKDPNQNTGFSFHGCVVEGKYPTYLGRPWKPFSRVVVMESYLGPGIQARGWLEWAAAGSGDHSTGLATLFYGEYKNYGPGAGVAGRVKWPGYHVIMDAAVASRFTVRRFIDGLAWLPGTGITFTADLFRK from the exons ATGGCGTCGTCTACGAGCGCTACCAGCTGCCCCTGCCTGCTGCTGACGCTCttggtcctcctcctcctcatggTCATGGCACGCCGCGCCGACGCCAGCGCCGTGTTCGCCGGCCTGTCCTTCGAGAGCCCCGGTGAGGCGGAGGCCTTCGAGGACGCGCTGCTGCGCCAGGCCTGCGTCAACGTCTCGTTCCTGTCGGGTGGCCGCGACCGCGAGGCCTGCGTGTCGCGGCTCGACACGgcccgcggcggcgcgggcAGCGGGCCCGTGCCCGTCCTCCGCGCCGCGCTCCGCGACACGCTCGGCGAGGCCGTGGGCGCCGTGCGCGCGGTCCGCGGACTCGCCTCGCTGTCCAACCGCCCGCGCGAGGAGATGGCGGTGCGCGACTGCGTCGAGCTCCTGGGATACTCCGTCGACGAGCTCGGGTGGGCGCTGGACGCCATGGCCGAGACCGACACCGAGACCGAcgccagcggcggcggctccgCGGCGCGGCGCGCCGAGGACGACCTCCACGCGTGGCTCAGCGCTGCGCTCGGCAACCAGGACACCTGCGTGGAGGGCTTCCACGGCACCGACGGCCGCCTGCTGCACCGCGTGGAGGCCGCCGTAGCGCAGCTCACGCAGCTGGTCAGCAACCTCCTCgccatgcacaagcgcctgcgCAGCATCACGCCGCTGCTGCACCATGGACCTCCTACTAATAAAAACAACGGcacctccggcggcggcgccggcgacgaACTGCCGCCGTGGGTGATGGACATCGAGGTCGACGACGGCGACAAGCAGGACCAGGACGAGGAGGAGCTCGTCGCCAAGCGCGCCCGCGCCGGCAGGGTGTCGACGCGCGTGGACGTCGTGGTGGCGCAGGACGGCAGCGGGCGCTACCGCACCGTCAGCGAGGCGGTGGCACGGGCGCCCAACCACAGCAAGCGGAAGTACGTGATCTACGTGAAGCGAGGGGTGTACCACGAGAACGTGGaggtgaggaagaagaagaccaACATCGTCATCGTCGGCGAGGGCATGGGCGAGACGGTCATCTCCGGCAGCCGGAGCTTCTCCAGCGGCTGGACCACCTTCCGGAGCGCCACCTTCG cggtggccggcgccgggttcgTCGCGCGGGACCTGACGTTCAGGAACACGGCGGGGCCGGCGGCGCACCAGGCGGTGGCGCTGCGGGTGGACTCGGACCGCTCCGCCTTCTTCCGCGTGGCGGTGGAGGGGCACCAGGACACGCTGTACGCGCACTCGCTCCGGCAGCTCTACCGGGACTGCCGCGTCGCCGGCACCGTGGACTTCGTCTTCGGCAACGGCATCGTCGTGGTGCAGCGGAGCCTGGTGGCCACGCTGCCGCTGGCGCCCGGCCAGACGGGGAGCGTCACCGCGCAGGGCCGGAAGGACCCCAACCAGAACACGGGCTTCTCCTTCCACGGCTGCGTGGTGGAGGGCAAGTACCCGACGTACCTGGGCCGCCCGTGGAAGCCCTTCTCGCGGGTCGTCGTGATGGAGTCCTACCTGGGCCCTGGAATTCAGGCCCGCGGGTGGCTCGAGTGGGCCGCTGCCGGCTCAGGGGACCACAGCACGGGCCTCGCCACGCTGTTCTACGGAGAGTACAAGAACTACGGGCCCGGGGCGGGCGTCGCGGGCCGAGTGAAGTGGCCCGGCTACCACGTGATCATGGACGCCGCCGTCGCCAGCCGGTTCACCGTCAGGCGATTCATTGACGGGCTCGCGTGGCTGCCCGGCACCGGGATCACCTTCACGGCCGATCTCTTCAGGAAATGA
- the LOC8072416 gene encoding uncharacterized protein LOC8072416, with amino-acid sequence MNGAGGNGEGEPSLVQEEGPPPNAGGGDGGVLAHAPNFGATEADTLLVVATLITALTYQLGTNIPGGYWQADDGAGHVAGDPIMRDKHRRRYWLFMAASWAGFGTSMMLTVGLITGVPARSRFVQLAFLVAYSSLVLTFVTSQPRTSLAMDLSIWAAVMAVLAVATKYLRLDRLPRWARSLCPAAPRPATCCCSRSP; translated from the coding sequence ATGAACGGCGCCGGCGGCAATGGTGAGGGTGAGCCCTCCCTAGTACAAGAGGAAGGGCCGCCGCCGAatgccggcggcggcgatggtGGCGTGCTCGCACACGCACCGAACTTCGGCGCGACTGAAGCGGACACGCTGCTGGTGGTGGCGACACTGATCACGGCGCTGACGTACCAGCTGGGCACCAACATCCCCGGCGGGTACTGGCAGGCGGACGACGGCGCGGGGCACGTGGCCGGCGACCCGATCATGCGggacaagcaccggcggcggtACTGGCTGTTCATGGCGGCGAGCTGGGCCGGGTTCGGCACCTCGATGATGCTCACGGTGGGGCTCATCACGGGGGTGCCCGCGCGGTCGCGCTTCGTGCAGCTCGCGTTCCTGGTGGCCTACTCCAGCCTCGTGCTCACGTTCGTCACGTCGCAGCCGCGCACGTCGCTCGCCATGGACCTCAGCATCTGGGCCGCCGTCATGGCCGTGCTCGCCGTCGCCACCAAGTACCTGCGCCTCGACAGGTTACCCAGGTGGGCGCGCTCCCTGTGCCCTGCTGCTCCTCGTCCGGCCACGTGCTGCTGCTCACGTTCGCCGTGA
- the LOC8072417 gene encoding tyrosine decarboxylase 1: protein MGSLPLDLPMKPLDPHAIAGDSQAILDFLAEYYRDVDKFPVRAADMEPGRVRKLLPEAAPEHGEPMEHILEDVRRDILPGLTHWQSPRFFAFFPMNASSAGLAGEMLSVGLNVVPFVWAASPAAAELESVVVDWMARLFGLPRRFLFSGGGGGVLQGSTCEAVVCTLAAARDGALGRLGHEAIARLVVYASDQTHATFQKGARLVGIPPSNFRVIKTSAASGYGLTAEAVRAAVDRDVGLGLVPLYLCATVGTTGLGAVDPVREIGEEARRHGMWVHLDAAYAGSAAICPEFQDYLDGAELADSVSMNPHKWFLTNMDCCCLWVARPRDLISALSTDPEYLKNVGAEDGGAGTPAAVDYKDWQISMTRRFRAIKLWVILRRYGAAGMRAHIRRHVAAAKWFEQRVAADERFEVVAPRRFSLVCFRLAPRSGRDDDDDDTNHVNRDLLAAVNASGRAFMTHFVVDGKFVIRLAVGGASTELQHVMEVWDLLQAIAAEVLHRHSTIQRNEL from the coding sequence ATGGGCAGCTTGCCACTGGACTTGCCAATGAAGCCACTGGACCCTCACGCCATCGCCGGCGACTCGCAGGCGATTCTAGACTTCCTCGCCGAGTACTACCGCGACGTGGACAAGTTCCCGGTGCGGGCGGCCGACATGGAGCCAGGCCGCGTCCGCAAGCTGCTCCCCGAGGCCGCGCCAGAGCACGGCGAGCCGATGGAGCACATACTGGAGGACGTGAGGCGGGACATCCTGCCGGGGCTCACCCACTGGCAGAGCCCCCGGTTCTTCGCCTTCTTCCCGATGAACGCCAGCTCCGCTGGGCTCGCGGGGGAGATGCTGTCGGTCGGCCTCAACGTCGTGCCCTTCGTGTGGGCCGCGTCGCCGGCCGCCGCGGAGCTCGAGAGCGTCGTCGTCGACTGGATGGCGCGGCTGTTCGGCCTGCCGCGCCGGTTCCTcttctccggcggcggcgggggcgtcCTGCAGGGGAGCACGTGCGAGGCCGTGGTGTGCACGCTCGCCGCCGCGCGGGACGGCGCGCTGGGTAGGCTCGGGCACGAGGCCATCGCCAGGCTGGTGGTCTacgcctccgaccagacgcaCGCCACGTTCCAGAAGGGCGCCCGGCTCGTCGGGATCCCACCGTCGAACTTCCGGGTCATCAAGACGTCGGCGGCTTCAGGGTACGGTCTCACCGCGGAAGCCGTCCGCGCCGCCGTCGACCGCGACGTCGGCCTCGGGCTGGTGCCGCTCTACCTCTGCGCCACGGTGGGCACGACGGGGCTCGGCGCCGTCGACCCCGTTCGCGAGATCGGGGAGGAGGCGCGCCGCCACGGCATGTGGGTGCACCTTGACGCAGCGTACGCCGGCAGCGCGGCCATCTGCCCGGAGTTCCAGGACTACCTCGACGGCGCGGAGCTCGCCGACTCGGTGAGCATGAACCCGCACAAGTGGTTCCTTACCAACATGGACTGCTGCTGCCTGTGGGTGGCAAGACCCCGTGACCTGATCTCGGCGCTGTCCACCGATCCGGAGTACCTCAAGAACGTCGGCGCGGAAGACGGCGGCGCAGGAACGCCGGCCGCCGTAGACTACAAGGACTGGCAGATCTCCATGACGCGCCGGTTCCGTGCCATTAAGCTCTGGGTCATACTGCGGCGGTACGGTGCGGCTGGCATGCGTGCGCACATCCGTCGGCACGTCGCAGCAGCCAAGTGGTTCGAGCAGAGGGTGGCGGCCGACGAGCGCTTCGAGGTGGTGGCCCCGAGGAGGTTCTCCCTGGTATGCTTCCGCCTCGCACCACGGTCCGGccgggacgacgacgacgacgacacgaACCACGTGAACCGGGACCTCCTCGCGGCGGTGAACGCGAGCGGGCGGGCTTTCATGACGCACTTCGTGGTGGACGGCAAGTTCGTGATCCGGCTAGCTGTGGGCGGCGCCTCGACGGAGCTGCAGCACGTCATGGAGGTGTGGGACCTGCTGCAGGCAATAGCCGCTGAGGTTCTACACAGACACAGCACTATCCAGCGTAACGAGCTCTAG
- the LOC8072418 gene encoding tyrosine decarboxylase 1, whose protein sequence is MGSLSLDMPMKPLDPHAIAGDSQAIQDFLAEYYRNVDKYPVRAADLEPGRVRKLLPDAAPEHGEPMDHILEDVRREILPGLTHWQSPRFFAFFPANASSAGLAAEMLSVGLNVVPFVWAASPAAAELESVVVDWMARLFGLPRRFLFFGGGGGVLQGSTCEAVVCTLAAARDRALGRLGHEAIARLVVYASDQTHATFQKGARLVGIKPSNFRVIRTSAASGYGLTAEAVRAAVDRDVGLGLVPLYLCATVGTTGLGAVDPVREIGEEARRHGMWVHLDAAYAGSAAICREFQDYLDGAELADSVSMNPHKWFLTNMDCCCLWVARPRDLISALSTDPEYLKNVGADDDVAGKPAAIDYKDWQISMSRRFRAIKLWVILRRYGAAGMRAHIRRHVAAAKWFEQRVAADERFEVVVPRTFSLVCFRLAPRVGRDDDDATNHVNRDLLAAVNASGRAFMTHFVVDGKFVIRLAVGGASTELQHVMEVWDLLQGKAVEVLQHYQT, encoded by the coding sequence ATGGGCAGCTTGTCACTGGACATGCCAATGAAGCCACTGGACCCCCACGCCATCGCCGGCGACTCGCAGGCGATTCAAGACTTCTTGGCCGAGTACTACCGCAACGTCGACAAGTACCCGGTCAGGGCGGCGGACCTGGAGCCAGGCCGGGTGCGCAAGCTGCTCCCCGACGCCGCGCCAGAGCACGGCGAGCCGATGGACCACATACTGGAAGACGTGAGGCGCGAAATCCTGCCGGGGCTCACCCACTGGCAGAGTCCTCGCTTCTTCGCTTTCTTCCCGGCTAACGCCAGCTCCGCTGGGCTCGCGGCGGAGATGCTGTCGGTCGGCCTCAACGTCGTGCCCTTCGTGTGGGCCGCGTCGCCGGCTGCCGCGGAGCTCGAGAGCGTCGTCGTCGACTGGATGGCGCGGCTGTTCGGCCTGCCGCGCCGGTTCCTCTtcttcggcggcggcggtggcgtccTGCAGGGGAGCACGTGCGAGGCCGTGGTGTGCACGCTAGCCGCCGCGCGGGACCGCGCGCTGGGTAGGCTCGGGCACGAGGCCATCGCCAGGCTGGTGGTCTacgcctccgaccagacgcaCGCCACGTTCCAGAAGGGCGCCCGGCTCGTCGGGATCAAGCCGTCGAACTTCCGCGTCATCAGGACGTCGGCGGCATCCGGGTACGGTCTCACCGCGGAAGCCGTCCGCGCCGCCGTCGACCGCGACGTCGGCCTCGGGCTGGTGCCGCTCTACCTCTGCGCCACGGTGGGCACGACGGGGCTCGGCGCCGTCGACCCCGTTCGCGAGATCGGGGAGGAGGCGCGCCGCCACGGCATGTGGGTGCACCTCGACGCAGCGTACGCCGGCAGCGCGGCCATCTGCCGGGAGTTCCAGGACTACCTCGACGGCGCGGAGCTCGCCGACTCGGTGAGTATGAACCCACACAAGTGGTTCCTTACCAACATGGACTGCTGCTGCCTGTGGGTGGCAAGACCCCGTGACCTGATCTCGGCGCTGTCCACCGACCCGGAGTACCTCAAGAACGTCGGCGCAGACGACGACGTCGCGGGAAAGCCGGCCGCCATAGACTATAAGGACTGGCAGATCTCCATGTCGCGCCGGTTCCGTGCCATCAAGCTCTGGGTCATACTGCGGCGGTATGGTGCGGCTGGCATGCGTGCGCACATCCGTCGGCACGTCGCAGCAGCCAAGTGGTTCGAGCAGAGGGTGGCGGCCGACGAGCGCTTCGAGGTGGTGGTCCCGAGGACGTTCTCCCTGGTTTGCTTCCGCCTCGCACCACGGGTCGGccgggacgacgacgacgccacgAACCACGTGAACCGGGACCTCCTCGCGGCGGTGAACGCGAGCGGACGGGCGTTCATGACGCACTTCGTGGTAGACGGCAAGTTCGTGATCCGGCTAGCTGTCGGCGGCGCCTCGACGGAGCTGCAGCACGTCATGGAGGTGTGGGACCTGCTGCAGGGCAAGGCCGTTGAGGTTCTACAGCACTATCAAACCTAA
- the LOC8085806 gene encoding syntaxin-22: MSFQDLEAGHVRGAPLGGGRRNGRGPAGGAGASQAVASGVFQINTAVATFQRLVNTLGTPKDTPDLRDRIHKTRQHITQLVKDTSDKLKQASEADHRVEVSATKKIADAKLAKDFQAVLKEFQKAQRLAVEREAAYAPFISQAGLPQSYNSSEVNNGADKLAEQRTQLLESRRQELVFLDNEIVFNEAIIEERDQGIQEIQHQITEVNEIFKDLAVLVHDQGAMIDDIDSHIENAVVATSQAKGQLSKAAKTQKSNSSLICLLLVIFGVVLLIVIIVLAA; encoded by the exons ATGAGCTTCCAGGACCTGGAGGCGGGCCACGTCCGGGGGGCGCCGCTCGGCGGCGGCCGGAGGAACGGCCGGGGCCCCGCGGGGGGCGCCGGCGCGTCGCAGGCCGTGGCGTCGGGCGTCTTCCAGATCAACACCGCGGTCGCCACGTTCCAGCGCCTCGTCAACACGCTCGGCACGCCCAAGGACACCCCCGACCTCCGCGACAGGAT ACATAAAACACGGCAACACATTACACAACTAGTGAAGGATACATCAGACAAGCTTAAACAAGCTAGTGAGGCGGATCATCGCGTTGAAGTCAGC GCGACCAAGAAGATTGCTGATGCAAAGCTAGCTAAAGATTTCCAAGCAGTCCTAAAAGAATTCCAGAAAGCTCAACGATTAGCAGTAGAGAGAGAAGCTGCATATGCACCTTTTATTTCTCAAGCGGGCCTGCCACAGAG CTACAACTCAAGTGAAGTGAATAATGGTGCTGATAAGTTGGCAGAGCAACGCACGCAGCTTCTAGAATCTAGAAG GCAGGAGTTGGTCTTCTTGGATAATGAAATCGTGTTCAATGAGGCCATCATTGAGGAGAGGGATCAGGGAATACAAGAGATTCAGCACCAAATCACTGAAGTAAACGAAATCTTCAAAGATCTTGCTGTGCTAGTCCATGATCAAGGAGCAATGATAG ATGACATTGACTCCCATATAGAGAATGCTGTTGTGGCGACTTCACAGGCTAAAGGACAGCTTTCAAAAGCTGctaaaactcagaagtcgaACTCTTCGCTG ATATGCTTGTTGCTGGTTATTTTCGGAGTGGTCCTTCTCATAGTGATAATAGTACTTGCAGCCTAA